From a single Drosophila sulfurigaster albostrigata strain 15112-1811.04 chromosome 3, ASM2355843v2, whole genome shotgun sequence genomic region:
- the LOC133842321 gene encoding BLOC-1-related complex subunit 6 yields MSRRSQDIPIRPRYGYTDEAEGEEAATNHNKVPQQRNNCGTPASYSEIPFLAQYAGPVPDHVLQDITPTAKKVPPLGSGNESYVNLDSGDDDNDDDDDDEDEDEEPSNSNSKDSSGELSKPSNRPKSLQSTFPYELEGEGATSSTGAMHHFVAHNLESKLRAATDNSNLNSEHTTPSTSTAPISRFLQSRHVPEVDGNVLSDIELEAQYLATSVDNLVENLGNLLHSISSITADNVEVHKNSVKKLTDALDANIKCQYQLLAKTEEITKSMKPTEQLSQRIREIKRLVDMLDSTM; encoded by the exons ATGTCGCGTCGCAGTCAAGACATTCCCATACGGCCACGATACGGATACACGGACGAAGCGGAAGGAGAAGAAGCCGCCACCAACCACAACAAGGTGCCACAACAAAGAAACAATTGTGGAACGCCCGCATCCTACTCGGAGATTCCCTTCCTGGCACAATACGCAGGTCCTGTGCCGGATCATGTGCTGCAGGATATTACCCCAACGGCGAAGAAAGTGCCACCACTGGGTAGCGGCAACGAGAGCTATGTGAATCTGGACTCGGGTGACGAtgacaacgatgatgatgacgacgatgaggacgaggacgaggagccgagcaacagcaactccaAGGACAGCTCCGGTGAGCTGAGCAAACCCTCAAATCGCCCAAAGTCACTGCAATCCA CATTTCCCTATGAACTGGAGGGCGAAGGTGCCACCAGCAGCACGGGCGCTATGCATCACTTTGTGGCACACAATCTGGAGTCGAAGTTGCGTGCAGCCACCGACAATTCAAACTTGAACTCGGAGCACACAACGCCATCGACATCAACGGCGCCCATCTCGAGATTTCTGCAATCGCGTCACGTGCCCGAGGTGGATGGCAATGTATTAAGCGACATTGAGCTGGAAGCCCAATATCTGGCCACATCGGTGGATAATCTCGTAGAGAATCTGGGCAATCTGTTGCACTCGATCTCCTCCATTACCGCGGATAACGTTGAGGTGCACAAGAATTCGGTAAAGAAGCTAACGGATGCTCTCGATGCCAATATCAAGTGTCAGTATCAGTTGCTGGCCAAGACCGAGGAGATCACCAAGTCGATGAAACCCACCGAGCAGCTTAGTCAACGCAT ACGGGAGATAAAACGGCTGGTGGACATGCTGGACAGCACAATGTAG
- the LOC133840079 gene encoding LOW QUALITY PROTEIN: uncharacterized protein LOC133840079 (The sequence of the model RefSeq protein was modified relative to this genomic sequence to represent the inferred CDS: inserted 2 bases in 2 codons; deleted 3 bases in 2 codons), translating to MYTRTKSVVTGCKSSGTTSKPLIPHVLMHCIKTATVKAHRRWRLSTITAMQCTSGVSPVLRGKLPRFPGPAGVNHPFLLFTAIYVNNPRLTPVEKLFHLNSKTADEANEIVAKFPLTNDGFASAWGALCERFENKRLLITSQLKILFNLSTVTQESGAAIKELQSTIQRCLTALEHSDISVCSPFADCILVFLCSSKLPKLTLSLWEQSLVDKAKIPAWQDMSTFLNERYRTLEAIEDVKQTANSQIATAGPSRPQNSKRVNSFEARVTPKSKSCDLCSKENHPVRVCPRFLQMSVNERMTYIKQKSLCLNCFARGHQLRECTSAHNCFTCKGRHNTLLHRGDSAHNGASSSSNIQSTPNPTATNVQNFFANNAQNVLLGTAVINVCHLGTTYTARALIDSGSEATFISERLFQRIKLPFQSVRAQVSGLNHAVAAQSQKLCHFSIGSPTKPRLHIETSAFVIPQLAGKLPSFDMPRTFLKDLPAIELADPHFYKSAQIDVLIGADILPSVILSGSRPNICGSLLGQETVFGWILTGPVSQSMSTTVSAFRQESPSKQTNSSTAYFPNFGRWRIFQRSIKESDFVCEENFVKTTSRSTCGRYRVTLPFRKPDGIELGHSRSIALAQFLKNENRLSRNDSLKEQYNAVLQEYVDLGHMTPISPQAIGTTPNFYLPHHAVFKPDSTTTKVRVVFNASCPSSNGKSLNDILHSGPILQSDLTMQILRWRYYRYVFNADITKMYRQILMDSKHTPFQRILFRTSDGVIRDFELNTVTFGVNCAPFLALRVLQQLADDIRLEYPLASHVISNNMYVDDVLAGTHTREEAIRTITEVCAALDSTSSNSKTLVRRKLWREVLSQIAKLFDPAGWLAPFVIRAKIFMQEIWLRTLEWDEHLPTDLSLQWKEYLQSYPALGKIRXPRWVQFQTRVKLQYHGFCDASERAYGAAIYVRVETANKVSTHLLTAKTKVAPVKSLSVPRLELCGAVLLAELSAALLLNLPAESFQXFLWTDSTIVLAWLNKPPCRWTTFVANRVAKIVQASDAKNWSHVRSEHNPADLASRGVLPQELVRNPLWWHGPEWLHLPSDQWPSSPRPIPETLLEQRIKCNVAKSPPTPDFLSRFSEFGRALRTSAYVLRFIDRSRKLAVPSSTVVQADELSRIQERLIVMAQRHTFPQEYQCLQSKQQVPSSSSIRNLNPFLDGKGILRACGRLTASHSLRYDESHPIILSYSSSFARLLVRFTHRISLHGGNQVVMRLIRSRFWIPKLKVLVKSTINSCKVCVIYKKRLQTQMMGDLPKERASYSRPFTHTGVDFAGPFEIKNYTGRACLITKGYVCVFVCFSTKAIHLEATSDLTTEKFLAAFSRFIARRGCPHQMYSDNGKTFVGADKVISNDFLEATRECIIAQHAHKSLSWHFNPPGAPHMGGLWEAGVKSFKALFTRRPPPRNIRSKSCPLFSLRSKPA from the exons atgtacacacgtacGAAATCCGTCGTGACCGGCTGCAAGTCCTCTGGGACAACGTCGAAGCCGCTTATTCCACATGtgctgatgcactgcatcaaGACGGCGACGGTGAAGGCACACAGGCGATGGAGGCTAAGTACGATcactgctatgcagtgtaCGAGCGGTGTCTCGCCCGTGTTAAGGGGCAAATTACCCAGGTTTCCGGGTCCAGCAGGAGTGAACCATCCGTTCCTCCT TTTCACGGCCATCTATGTCAACAATCCAAGGTTGACCCCGGTCGAGAAACTTTTCCATCTGAATTCGAAGaccgcagatgaggccaatgaAATAGTAGCGAAATTTCCGCTGACGAACGATGGTTTCGCGTCGGCTTGGGGTGCTCTCTGCGAACGGTTTGAGAACAAGCGCTTGTTGATCACAAGCCAGTTGAAGATCCTTTTTAACCTGTCCACGGTTACCCAAGAGTCGGGAGCAGCTATCAAGGAACTGCAGAGCACGATTCAGCGTtgcttgaccgctcttgaGCATTCAGACATTTCCGTCTGTAGCCCGTTCGCAGATTGCATCCTTGTTTTCCTCTGCTCGTCCAAACTTCCCAAGCTCACACTCTCGTTGTGGGAGCAGTCGTTGGTGGACAAAGCGAAAATTCCCGCATGGCAGGATATGAGCACGTTCCTCAATGAGCGTTACCGTACGCTCGAAGCTATTGAGGACGTAAAACAGACTGCCAATTCACAAATCGCGACTGCAGGACCATCCCGTCCGCAGAATTCGAAGCGAGTCAACTCCTTTGAGGCCCGAGTCACTCCGAAAAgcaaatcgtgtgacttgtgctcaaagGAGAATCACCCTGTCCGGGTGTGTCCGCGTTTCTTGCAAATGTCGGTCAACGAGAGGATGACatacatcaaacagaaaagtctctgtttgaactgtttcgcaagaggtcaccaactccgagagtgtacaagtgcgcacaattgctttaCATGCAAAGGGCGGCACAACACTCTTCTCCATCGGGGTgacagtgcccacaatggtgcctcttcATCGTCCaacatacagtccactccaaatccaacggcaacaaatgtgcagAATTTCTTTGCTAATAACGCTCAGAATGtccttctcggcacggcggtCATCAATGTTTGCCACTTGGGCACTACATATACCGCACGTGCGTTAATTGATTCCGGGTCCGAAGCGACcttcatttctgagcgtttGTTCCAACGCATTAAGTTGCCTTTCCAGTCCGTGCGAGCCCAGGTATCCGGGCTAAATCACGCAGTTGCGGCCCAATCGCAGAAGTTATGTCACTTCAGCATTGGTTCTCCGacgaagccgaggctccatATCGAGACTTCGGCATTTGTAATTCCACAGTTGGCAGGCAAACTGCCCTCCTTCGATATGCCGCGAACTTTCCTCAAGGATCTACCAGCGATAGAACTGGCAGATCCACATTTCTACAAGAGCGCTCAGATCGATGTActaattggcgcggatatccttccgtcgGTCATCTTGAGCGGctcccggccaaacatttgtggctcactccttggGCAGGAAACCGTGTTTGGCTGGATTCTTACCGGCCCTGTCTCCCAGAGTATGTCGACAACTGTttctgcg tttcgacaagagtcgcCCTCCAAGCAGACGAACAGCTCGACAGCCTactttccaaattttgggaggtggaggaTATTCCAGCGAAGC ATAAAGGAGTCAGACTTCGTTTGCGAAGAGAATTTCGTTAAGACTACTTCTCGTAGCACATGTGGCAGATAtcgggtgactcttccattccggaagccCGATGGCATTGAACTGGGTCATTCCAGATCTATAGCGCTGGCTCAATTCCTCAAGAACGAGAATCGTTTGTCAAGAAACGATTCTCTAAAGGAACAGTACAATGCCGTTCTCCAGGAGTACGTGGACTTGGGTCATATGACACCCATATCGCCTCAAGCGATTGGCACGACTCCTAATTTCTACCTGCCTCACCACGCAGTATTCAAACCGGATAGCACCACAACGAAGGTGCGGGTCGTTTTCAACGCATCTTGTCCATCCTCAAATGGCAAGAGTCTGAATGATATCCTTCATTCAGGGCCCATTCTCCAATCGGATCTTACGATGCAGATCCTCCGATGGCgatactatcgatatgtgTTCAATGCGGACATAACGAAGATGTATCGCCAAATCCTCATGGACTCAAAGCACACACCGTTCCAACGAATTCTGTTCCGCACGTCGGACGGTGTGATCCGTGACTTTGAGTTGAACACGGTGACATTCGGTGTCAACTGTGCGCCTTTCCTGGCTCTACGAGTCCTTCAGCAACTTGCTGATGACATACGCTTGGAGTATCCTCTCGCAAGCCATGTCATCTCCAACAATATGTACGTGGACGACGTCCTAGCGGGGACACACACAAGAGAAGAGGCCATCCGGACCATTACGGAAGTGTGTGCTGCCCTGGACAGT ACTTCCTCGAACTCGAAGACTCTAGTACGGCGAAAACTCTGG AGGGAAGTGCTCTCGCAAATCGCTAAGCTTTTCGACCCAGCCGGGTGGCTGGCCCCTTTCGTTATCCGAGCCAAGATCTTCATGCAGGAGATCTGGCTGAGAACGCTCGAATGGGACGAGCACCTACCCACGGATCTTTCACTCCAATGGAAGGAGTACCTCCAGAGCTATCCTGCTCTGGGAAAGATCC TTCCAAGATGGGTCCAATTCCAGACACGAGTGAAGCTCCAGTACCACGGATTCTGTGATGCGTCAGAAAGGGCGTATGGAGCAGCGATCTATGTCCGTGTGGAAACGGCGAACAAGGTTTCCACACATCTCCTTACTGCGAAGACAAAGGTGGCTCCGGTCAAGTCTCTCTCAGTGCCACGTCTGGAGCTTTGTGGCGCAGTCCTGTTGGCTGAGTTATCTGCTGCCCTCCTCCTGAACCTGCCAGCAGAAAGTTTCC ACTTTCTTTGGACCGACTCAACAATTGTTCTCGCCTGGTTGAACAAGCCACCCTGCCGATGGACAACCTTTGTGGCCAATCGAGTGGCCAAGATTGTCCAAGCCAGCGACGCCAAGAACTGGTCGCATGTGCGATCCGAGCACAATCCGGCAGATCTGGCAAGCCGTGGTGTCCTGCCACAAGAATTGGTTCGTAATCCGTTGTGGTGGCATGGACCAGAGTGGCTTCATCTCCCGTCGGATCAATGGCCATCTTCTCCACGTCCCATTCCGGAGACTCTGCTGGAGCAGCGGATTAAATGCAACGTCGCTAAGTCGCCTCCGACTCCCGACTTCCTGAGCAGGTTCTCTGAGTTTGGCAGGGCACTGCGCACGTCTGCCTATGTTCTCCGATTCATCGATAGGAGTCGGAAGTTGGCAGTTCCAAGCTCTACCGTGGTCCAGGCGGATGAGCTGTCACGGATCCAAGAGCGGCTAATCGTCATGGCTCAACGTCACACTTTTCCACAAGAATACCAATGTCTGCAGTCCAAGCAGCAGGTTCCTTCCTCAAGTTCAATCCGAAACTTGAACCCTTTCCTCGATGGCAAGGGGATTCTACGGGCCTGTGGGCGTCTGACGGCGTCCCACTCGCTGCGTTACGATGAGAGTCATCCAATCATCCTATCGTACTCCTCGTCCTTTGCACGACTACTGGTGCGTTTCACCCATCGTATATCCTTACATGGGGGTAACCAAGTCGTTATGCGGCTGATCCGTTCCAGGTTCTGGATTCCCAAATTGAAGGTCCTCGTTAAATCCACCATCAACTCCTGCAAGGTCTGCGTCATCTACAAGAAGAGATTGCAGACCCAAATGATGGGGGACTTGCCCAAGGAAAGGGCGTCCTACTCGAGACCTTTCACGCACACTGGAGTCGACTTCGCCGGCCCATtcgaaataaagaattatacTGGCCGAGCCTGCCTCATCACCAAAGGGTACGTCTGCGTCTTCGTGTGCTTCAGCACGAAGGCAATCCATTTGGAGGCAACATCGGATCTCACGACGGAGAAATTCCTGGCCGCATTCTCCCGTTTCATCGCACGGCGCGGGTGTCCACACCAAATGTATTCGGACAACGGGAAAACCTTCGTTGGAGCTGACAAGGTGATCTCCAACGACTTCTTGGAAGCGACGAGGGAGTGCATCATCGCACAACATGCCCACAAGAGCCTATCCTGGCACTTCAACCCGCCGGGCGCCCCGCATATGGGTGGTTTATGGGAAGCCGGCGTAAAGAGTTTTAAGGCACTCTTTACAAGGCGACCTCCACCTCGAAATATACGTTCGAAGAGTTGTCCACTCTTCTCGCTAAGATCGAAGCCTGCCTGA